A stretch of Scandinavium goeteborgense DNA encodes these proteins:
- the msrB gene encoding peptide-methionine (R)-S-oxide reductase MsrB: MNKPYKKDPQTIQALTELQFSVTQKSGTEHPFTGEYDDHFEDGLYVDIVSGEPLFSSKDKFDSGCGWPAFSKPVENNVRNLSDLSHGMVRTEVRSRHGDSHLGHVFPDGPQDTGGLRYCINSASLRFIPKGALETEGYGEFLPLFEKGDKHEN, encoded by the coding sequence ATGAACAAACCGTATAAAAAAGACCCACAGACCATTCAGGCACTGACGGAACTGCAGTTCAGCGTCACCCAGAAAAGCGGCACTGAGCACCCGTTTACCGGAGAATATGACGACCACTTTGAGGACGGACTGTACGTGGATATCGTCTCCGGTGAGCCACTGTTCTCGTCGAAGGACAAATTTGATTCGGGCTGTGGCTGGCCGGCATTCAGCAAACCAGTGGAAAACAACGTCCGCAACCTGAGCGACCTCAGTCACGGCATGGTGCGTACTGAAGTGCGTTCCCGTCACGGTGACAGCCATCTGGGACACGTCTTCCCTGACGGGCCACAGGATACCGGTGGATTACGTTACTGCATTAACTCGGCTTCACTGCGTTTTATCCCGAAAGGCGCTCTGGAAACAGAAGGATACGGTGAATTTCTTCCCCTGTTTGAGAAAGGAGATAAGCATGAAAACTGA
- a CDS encoding Hok/Gef family protein: MIFAYLTRNSLCKIQYRDNNREVAAFMDYQSAK; the protein is encoded by the coding sequence TTGATATTCGCCTACCTGACCCGAAATTCTCTTTGCAAAATCCAGTACAGGGACAATAACAGAGAGGTGGCGGCTTTCATGGACTACCAATCCGCTAAGTAG
- a CDS encoding IS3 family transposase: protein MHSYEDRIKAVELYYRYGKKTSVVVRELGYPSTKQLGRWVRIYEETGDLPRDLKPRERYSRAQKIAAVEHYLTHGGCLSFTRRAIGYPSNEVLKSWIQEFYPNSRPLVIRSGTNKCFSPEERVHAVRALCSRRGTARKVAQNIGVSVPVLYKWKKDLISDEAYQSMRKRNVAPQDKNQDALLGEIQHLRQQIHQLQLERDLLTKANELIKKDMGISLLTLKNREKTQIVDALKETYPVAELLSVLQLARSCYFYHKASQRLRDKYAEIRVIMADIFEENYRCYGYRRLHAMLRGNNRVISEKIVRRLMAEEQLVVKRTRRRRYSSYCGEISPAPENLLARDFSSCRPNEKWLTDITEFQLPAGKVYLSPVIDCFDGQVVSWSIGTRPDAVLVNTMLDDAVNTLNENEKPVIHSDRGGHYRWPGWLDRINTSGLIRSMSRKGCSSDNAACEGFFGRVKNEMFYGRNWAGITLEKFIRFLDRYIRWYNEKRIKLSLGAMSPVKYRQHLGITT, encoded by the coding sequence ATGCATTCATACGAAGACCGGATCAAAGCGGTTGAACTCTATTACCGATACGGAAAGAAAACCTCCGTCGTCGTCAGAGAGCTGGGATATCCGTCCACAAAACAGTTGGGCCGCTGGGTTCGGATTTATGAAGAGACCGGTGATTTACCCAGAGATTTAAAGCCAAGAGAGCGCTATTCACGCGCTCAGAAAATTGCTGCGGTTGAGCATTACCTCACGCACGGTGGATGCCTGTCGTTCACTCGTCGCGCCATCGGTTACCCCAGCAACGAGGTTCTCAAATCCTGGATTCAGGAGTTTTACCCGAACAGCCGTCCTCTGGTCATTCGTTCAGGTACAAACAAATGCTTCAGTCCGGAAGAGAGAGTTCATGCTGTCAGGGCGCTCTGCAGCCGGCGCGGAACCGCGCGTAAAGTTGCACAAAACATAGGTGTCAGCGTTCCGGTCCTGTACAAATGGAAGAAAGACCTTATCAGTGACGAGGCTTATCAATCCATGCGCAAACGTAACGTAGCCCCTCAGGATAAAAATCAGGATGCTTTGCTTGGTGAAATCCAGCACCTCAGACAACAGATTCATCAGCTGCAGCTCGAACGTGACCTACTGACAAAAGCGAATGAACTGATAAAAAAAGACATGGGCATCAGCCTTCTGACCCTGAAGAACAGGGAGAAAACCCAGATCGTTGATGCCCTTAAGGAAACGTATCCCGTTGCTGAATTACTTAGTGTTCTGCAACTTGCCCGCAGCTGCTATTTTTACCACAAAGCAAGCCAGCGCCTGCGTGATAAGTATGCGGAAATACGCGTGATCATGGCTGATATCTTTGAAGAGAATTACCGCTGTTATGGCTACCGGCGTCTTCACGCGATGCTTCGTGGTAACAACAGGGTTATTTCTGAGAAGATCGTCCGCAGACTGATGGCAGAAGAACAGCTCGTTGTTAAGCGTACGAGGCGGCGGCGATACAGCTCTTACTGTGGAGAAATCAGCCCGGCACCGGAAAATCTACTCGCCCGGGATTTTAGTTCCTGCAGGCCAAATGAAAAGTGGCTGACCGATATTACCGAGTTCCAGCTTCCGGCTGGAAAAGTCTATCTGTCGCCGGTTATCGACTGCTTTGATGGCCAGGTAGTGAGCTGGTCGATAGGAACACGCCCGGACGCGGTGCTGGTGAATACCATGCTCGATGATGCGGTCAATACGCTCAACGAAAATGAAAAACCGGTGATACACAGCGACCGGGGGGGGCATTATCGATGGCCAGGTTGGCTTGATCGTATCAATACATCCGGACTTATAAGGTCCATGTCGCGCAAAGGATGCTCGTCGGATAATGCGGCGTGTGAAGGCTTCTTCGGGCGGGTCAAAAATGAAATGTTCTATGGCAGAAACTGGGCGGGAATAACACTGGAAAAATTTATCCGCTTCCTGGACAGATACATACGCTGGTATAACGAGAAGCGTATCAAGTTATCATTAGGTGCAATGAGCCCGGTGAAGTACCGACAGCATCTTGGGATCACAACATAA
- the msrA gene encoding peptide-methionine (S)-S-oxide reductase MsrA, with protein sequence MKTDVAILAGGCFWGVQELIRKLNGVVSTEVGYTGGRNDNPTYQHHPGHAEAVKVVYSPDKLSYRKLLEYFFSIHNPTTILRQGNDVGSSYRSAIFFTTEEQKQQANQLIREIDDSGVWPGVVVTEVEQAGEFWSAEPEHQDYLQHNPNGYTCHFERPDWTLPG encoded by the coding sequence ATGAAAACTGATGTGGCAATCCTTGCCGGTGGTTGTTTCTGGGGTGTCCAGGAGCTGATCCGCAAACTCAATGGCGTGGTCAGCACCGAAGTGGGCTATACCGGCGGACGTAATGATAACCCGACATACCAGCACCACCCAGGACATGCGGAGGCGGTGAAGGTGGTGTATTCCCCGGATAAACTGAGCTACCGAAAACTACTGGAATATTTCTTTAGTATTCACAACCCTACAACAATACTTCGTCAGGGTAATGACGTCGGCTCAAGCTACCGCTCAGCCATATTTTTCACCACAGAGGAGCAAAAGCAGCAGGCAAACCAGCTTATCCGTGAAATAGATGATTCAGGAGTCTGGCCCGGAGTCGTGGTGACAGAAGTAGAGCAGGCCGGTGAGTTCTGGTCTGCAGAGCCAGAGCATCAGGATTACCTGCAGCATAATCCCAACGGCTATACCTGCCATTTTGAACGACCTGACTGGACGCTTCCGGGATAA
- a CDS encoding GNAT family N-acetyltransferase, with protein MGKVTAPAPLKSTHILSEFHSGEAALDEWIRLRGLKNQSTGAARTFVVCREDSSQVIGFYSLATGSVTHAIAPGGLRRNMPDPLPIIILARLAVDSSYHGQGLGADLLHDAVLRICRVAENIGVRAIMVHALSDAAKQFYLHHGFQPSMTQEKTLFLRLPTAI; from the coding sequence GTGGGAAAAGTAACCGCTCCAGCACCGCTAAAGTCGACTCACATTCTTTCAGAGTTTCACTCAGGAGAAGCTGCACTGGATGAATGGATCAGGCTCCGGGGGTTAAAAAACCAGTCGACCGGCGCCGCCAGAACGTTTGTGGTATGCCGGGAGGATTCTTCACAGGTGATTGGTTTTTACTCTCTGGCCACCGGCAGTGTCACTCATGCTATTGCACCCGGTGGGCTCAGAAGAAATATGCCTGACCCCCTTCCCATCATAATTCTGGCCCGGCTGGCCGTTGATTCGAGTTACCATGGCCAGGGCCTTGGGGCGGATTTACTGCACGATGCGGTACTGCGTATTTGCCGGGTTGCGGAGAATATTGGCGTCCGGGCCATTATGGTGCATGCCTTGTCTGATGCGGCAAAACAGTTTTACCTGCATCATGGATTCCAGCCTTCAATGACACAGGAGAAAACACTTTTTCTCCGGTTACCTACTGCCATTTAA
- a CDS encoding DUF417 family protein, producing the protein MKNNVETQLRRLLRKTSGLDIMVLRLSVIFIFALFGTYKWFAFEGNALHHLLPGTWLGALYPALGVQGLSYALGVVENITLLALIVGFFRPAVGAAGALMVAGTGIVTLSLLPQLGRIDSFIIKDVLLIGAGLVLLRHDLRRTLINRRAKQLSAVHKPRSSDALSAMGRP; encoded by the coding sequence ATGAAAAATAACGTCGAGACACAACTGCGCCGGTTACTTCGTAAAACGTCAGGCCTGGACATTATGGTTCTGCGGCTGTCAGTGATTTTCATCTTCGCCCTGTTTGGTACCTACAAATGGTTTGCCTTCGAGGGCAACGCCCTTCACCACCTGCTGCCAGGCACCTGGCTCGGTGCACTGTATCCGGCTCTCGGCGTTCAGGGGCTCAGCTACGCACTCGGCGTGGTGGAAAATATCACCCTTCTGGCCCTGATTGTTGGATTTTTCCGGCCGGCAGTCGGCGCAGCAGGAGCCCTGATGGTAGCAGGCACCGGCATCGTCACCCTGAGCCTTCTGCCGCAGCTGGGTCGCATTGACAGCTTCATTATCAAGGATGTTCTTCTGATTGGGGCTGGACTGGTGTTGTTGCGTCATGACCTGCGACGGACACTGATTAACCGGAGGGCGAAGCAACTCAGCGCCGTGCACAAACCCCGCTCGTCTGACGCATTGTCAGCCATGGGGAGACCCTGA
- a CDS encoding MBL fold metallo-hydrolase has protein sequence MKLTQIRNATLVLEYAGKKFLIDPMLAEKEAWNGFAGNARPHLRNPMVALPVAVEDLLAVDAVILTHTHTDHWDEAAQQAVPKDMLIYTQDEKDAALLRSQGFLNIRVLKDENYFVDGLTIYKTDGQHGSNELYADAQWGELLGDACGLVFTHHDEKTLYIAGDTVWVKPYARNLQRFKPEIVVLNTGYAVNDLYGPIIMGKEDTLRTLKMLPTATVVASHMESINHCLLTRAELREFTLEHGIEDKVLIPADGETMVF, from the coding sequence ATGAAATTAACGCAAATCCGCAATGCCACGCTGGTACTGGAATATGCCGGTAAAAAATTCCTTATCGATCCAATGCTGGCCGAAAAAGAAGCCTGGAACGGTTTTGCTGGTAATGCACGCCCGCACTTGCGCAATCCAATGGTTGCCTTGCCAGTGGCCGTAGAGGATTTACTGGCGGTTGATGCCGTTATCCTGACTCACACCCATACCGATCACTGGGATGAGGCTGCCCAGCAGGCTGTTCCCAAAGACATGCTTATCTACACCCAGGATGAAAAAGATGCGGCACTTCTCCGCTCTCAGGGCTTTCTCAACATTCGCGTTCTGAAAGATGAAAATTATTTCGTAGACGGCCTGACTATTTATAAAACCGACGGCCAGCACGGCAGCAACGAATTGTATGCAGATGCTCAGTGGGGTGAGCTCCTCGGTGATGCATGTGGATTGGTCTTCACCCACCATGATGAAAAAACGCTGTATATCGCGGGTGATACGGTCTGGGTTAAGCCTTACGCAAGAAACCTGCAGCGTTTCAAACCGGAGATTGTGGTGCTGAACACCGGTTATGCGGTCAATGACCTTTACGGTCCGATTATCATGGGCAAAGAGGACACACTGCGCACGCTGAAAATGCTGCCGACTGCGACCGTCGTGGCGTCTCATATGGAATCGATTAATCATTGCCTTCTTACCCGCGCTGAACTTCGCGAGTTCACGCTTGAACATGGTATTGAAGATAAGGTTCTGATTCCTGCAGACGGTGAGACAATGGTTTTCTGA
- a CDS encoding DUF1471 domain-containing protein → MKALINDVIAIFTRKPHGPVIIKSDLTEEEKAALVPVRTLSVGWVSSVDELEREVIREALEHGAAAYLISELEQARFVHARATLFA, encoded by the coding sequence ATGAAAGCACTTATCAACGACGTTATCGCTATCTTCACCCGTAAACCCCATGGACCGGTCATCATCAAATCCGATCTTACTGAGGAAGAAAAAGCAGCTCTGGTACCGGTCCGTACACTCTCTGTTGGCTGGGTGTCTTCCGTGGATGAGCTGGAGCGGGAGGTTATCCGCGAAGCCCTTGAACATGGCGCTGCCGCTTATCTGATTTCTGAGCTTGAGCAGGCCCGTTTCGTTCATGCCCGCGCCACGCTGTTTGCATAA
- a CDS encoding type I restriction-modification system subunit M, which produces MATLSVQNAFLRSPDLEKEYLALAGRYQSDDVHRMAQLLGYLTGALECRPGDFLGQIFMELEIGSDHMGQYFSPYSLSVLLARLTAGDMLSQLEHKPFITFHDPAVGTGGLVIAFAEVC; this is translated from the coding sequence ATGGCCACGCTTTCGGTGCAGAACGCCTTTCTTCGCAGTCCTGATCTGGAAAAAGAGTACCTGGCTCTGGCCGGGCGCTATCAGTCTGATGATGTTCACCGGATGGCGCAGTTGTTGGGGTATCTCACCGGCGCGCTGGAGTGTCGGCCGGGTGATTTCCTAGGTCAGATCTTTATGGAACTGGAGATTGGATCGGACCATATGGGCCAGTATTTCTCGCCTTACTCTTTATCTGTCCTGTTGGCCCGTCTTACCGCCGGCGATATGCTCAGCCAGCTGGAGCACAAGCCATTCATCACGTTTCATGATCCGGCTGTCGGCACGGGTGGCCTGGTGATCGCGTTTGCGGAAGTGTGTTAA
- a CDS encoding ISNCY family transposase yields the protein MAKEIISMSHKELDRLQIIRESVSRHITQDQAAERIGISVRQVKRLVQRYRIEGPQGLVSRRRGKRPNNAFSPEFRSLVISLVRDKYPDFGPTFASEKLREIHGLALSAETLRKWMVEEGLWRERRRKIARIYQRRQRRPCYGELIQIDGSPHDWFETRGPRCTLIVFIDDATSALMALRFAPAEITRAYMETLRDYLGNHGLPLALYSDRHSIFRVNNPEREGELTQFTRSVKTLGIAPIHANTPQAKGRVERANQTLQDRLVKELRLRHISDIETANAWLPEFVKDYNDRFASQPREGGNAHRDIHHTPEELNYILSYQARRVLSKNLTFQYKTCAYQIRSEGQGYRLRHALVTVCENFQGEITVLHDSRELGCEKYVDGPEPLPLDDEKSVHERVENARFDLRSKFYVKPAADHPWNTRRTQSMSPVKPPKLPRKKADRDKSG from the coding sequence ATGGCAAAAGAGATAATTAGCATGAGTCACAAAGAGCTCGATCGGCTCCAGATTATTCGGGAGTCGGTCAGCCGCCACATCACTCAGGACCAGGCTGCGGAGCGAATTGGTATTTCGGTCCGGCAGGTCAAACGTCTTGTTCAACGATACCGGATTGAAGGTCCTCAGGGCCTGGTTTCCCGTCGTCGCGGGAAACGTCCCAATAATGCTTTCTCGCCTGAGTTTCGCTCACTCGTTATTTCGCTTGTCAGGGATAAATACCCGGATTTTGGGCCCACCTTCGCCAGCGAGAAGCTGCGGGAAATTCACGGGCTGGCGCTATCCGCTGAGACATTGCGTAAGTGGATGGTTGAGGAGGGACTGTGGCGAGAGCGTCGTCGTAAAATTGCCCGTATTTATCAGCGGCGGCAGCGCCGCCCTTGCTATGGGGAGCTGATCCAGATTGATGGCTCTCCGCATGACTGGTTCGAAACACGGGGGCCGCGCTGCACGCTGATCGTCTTTATCGATGATGCTACCAGTGCGTTGATGGCCCTTCGGTTCGCCCCGGCCGAAATCACCCGCGCTTATATGGAAACGCTGCGAGATTATCTCGGCAACCATGGACTCCCTCTCGCCCTGTATTCAGATCGGCACAGTATTTTCCGTGTTAATAACCCGGAAAGGGAAGGTGAGCTGACGCAGTTCACCCGCTCCGTGAAAACGCTTGGCATAGCGCCGATTCATGCTAACACCCCGCAGGCTAAAGGTCGGGTTGAACGGGCTAATCAGACGTTGCAGGACAGGCTGGTTAAAGAGCTGCGACTTCGTCATATCAGTGATATCGAAACGGCTAACGCCTGGCTGCCTGAATTCGTGAAAGATTACAATGACCGCTTTGCATCCCAGCCCCGGGAAGGCGGTAATGCCCATCGGGACATTCATCACACTCCGGAAGAACTGAATTACATTCTCTCCTATCAGGCCCGCCGTGTGTTGTCCAAGAACCTGACGTTCCAGTACAAAACCTGCGCGTATCAGATCCGCTCAGAAGGGCAGGGTTACCGACTCAGGCATGCGCTCGTCACGGTTTGTGAGAATTTTCAGGGAGAGATTACGGTGTTGCACGACAGCCGGGAACTTGGCTGTGAGAAATATGTGGATGGGCCTGAGCCCTTACCTCTTGATGACGAGAAGAGTGTTCATGAGCGGGTTGAGAATGCGCGTTTCGACCTGCGTTCGAAGTTCTATGTTAAACCGGCAGCCGATCATCCTTGGAATACACGCAGAACGCAAAGTATGTCCCCTGTAAAACCACCGAAGTTACCCAGAAAGAAGGCTGACAGGGACAAATCAGGATGA
- a CDS encoding YdgH/BhsA/McbA-like domain containing protein, translating to MKNIIKTTLAIIALSASALSYAASPQMVSRSEAASLQKIGVVSSGGFTTLDDLVASLDMKAADAGATHYRITSATGMNKLSGTAVLYR from the coding sequence ATGAAAAACATCATCAAAACCACCCTTGCCATCATCGCCCTGTCCGCCAGCGCACTGAGCTATGCCGCCAGCCCGCAAATGGTTTCCCGCAGCGAAGCAGCATCGCTGCAAAAAATTGGGGTGGTATCTTCCGGTGGCTTCACCACCCTGGATGACCTGGTGGCCTCACTGGATATGAAAGCCGCTGATGCCGGGGCCACACACTACCGCATCACCAGTGCCACCGGCATGAATAAACTTTCCGGTACCGCTGTCCTGTATCGTTGA
- a CDS encoding TetR/AcrR family transcriptional regulator, with protein MSTHDSLIELTDTLIQQNGYQGFSYADLADGLGIRKASIHYHFQTKTDLGLAYCEYKEASLLKMEAALLQLPPGKARLQGYMDAFLKCADSGQMCGIHAMLSDSALFEEPLQKATSRLAQTDLRILTSVLVSGRESGELAFTAEPADVAIIIGSAIKGALMLNRIPPHDACSRTMSALIQLLSRP; from the coding sequence ATGTCCACCCATGACAGTCTGATTGAACTGACTGATACCCTTATCCAGCAGAACGGCTACCAGGGCTTCAGCTATGCTGATCTCGCTGACGGTCTGGGAATACGGAAGGCCAGTATCCATTACCATTTTCAGACCAAAACCGACCTCGGGCTTGCCTATTGTGAATACAAGGAGGCCAGCCTGCTGAAAATGGAAGCTGCCCTGTTACAGCTGCCACCGGGTAAAGCCCGTCTGCAGGGTTATATGGACGCATTTCTCAAATGCGCCGACAGCGGCCAGATGTGCGGCATTCACGCGATGTTGTCCGACAGCGCCCTGTTTGAAGAACCTCTTCAGAAAGCCACCTCCCGCCTGGCACAAACCGACCTGCGCATCCTGACCAGTGTGCTGGTTTCGGGTCGTGAAAGCGGTGAACTGGCTTTTACTGCTGAGCCGGCTGACGTGGCCATTATCATCGGCAGCGCCATTAAAGGGGCCCTGATGCTCAATCGGATCCCTCCTCATGATGCCTGTTCCCGCACCATGAGCGCGCTTATTCAGCTACTCTCCCGCCCGTAA
- a CDS encoding GlxA family transcriptional regulator, with product MSALTVAVIATAGFSPFHFSVPCIIFGQSMPQPDLFRVEICAENPGVVLSDMGFSINVEHGLELLDTADIVIVPYWNHPEEKPSQALLDALINAWQRGAEVVGLCLGAYVLAYSGLLDGHRAATHWEFEQDFIERFPAVHLDSNSLYTSDERLITSAGTAAGMDCCLNIIRDHYGSAIANRVARRMVVPPYREGGQAQFIERPVPVSTRDSKMNELIDYLRRNLDKPHGLDSLAGFVSMSRRTLTRHFFKATGTTLGDWLNSERLQRSQELLETTNNSIESVSEMVGFQSPVSFRQSFKAKFSISPSEWRRVFRGPAPVDVEVK from the coding sequence ATGTCTGCATTGACGGTCGCCGTGATTGCCACGGCTGGATTCAGCCCATTTCACTTTTCCGTCCCCTGTATTATTTTCGGGCAGTCTATGCCGCAACCGGATTTATTCCGCGTCGAAATTTGTGCTGAAAACCCTGGCGTCGTTCTGTCTGATATGGGCTTTTCCATCAACGTGGAGCATGGACTTGAGCTGCTGGACACCGCAGACATTGTTATCGTGCCTTACTGGAATCATCCGGAAGAAAAACCTTCTCAGGCCCTGTTGGATGCGTTAATAAACGCGTGGCAGCGTGGCGCAGAAGTGGTGGGACTTTGTCTGGGCGCTTACGTACTGGCCTATTCCGGCCTACTTGATGGGCACCGTGCTGCCACGCACTGGGAGTTCGAACAGGACTTCATTGAACGATTTCCAGCTGTTCATCTGGACAGCAACTCACTGTATACCAGTGATGAACGTCTGATTACCTCTGCGGGTACTGCCGCCGGTATGGATTGCTGCCTGAATATTATCCGTGACCATTACGGTTCTGCGATAGCTAACCGCGTGGCAAGAAGAATGGTTGTTCCTCCTTACCGGGAAGGCGGTCAGGCCCAGTTTATTGAACGTCCAGTCCCGGTATCGACTCGGGATAGCAAAATGAACGAACTGATAGACTATCTGCGCCGTAACCTGGACAAGCCTCATGGTCTCGATTCACTTGCCGGGTTTGTTAGCATGAGTCGGCGAACGTTAACGCGTCATTTTTTCAAGGCTACCGGAACTACGCTTGGTGATTGGCTGAACTCGGAGCGCCTTCAAAGAAGCCAGGAGTTACTGGAAACGACGAACAATAGCATTGAAAGTGTATCCGAAATGGTGGGTTTTCAGTCTCCAGTCTCTTTTCGGCAGAGCTTTAAAGCGAAATTCAGCATCAGCCCAAGCGAATGGCGTAGAGTTTTTCGAGGGCCTGCGCCTGTTGATGTCGAAGTGAAATAA
- a CDS encoding DUF1778 domain-containing protein — translation MKSDVQLNIRAKEAQRALIDTAAGILHKSRTDFILDIACQAAENVILDRRMFNLDDEQYAEFIDMLDAPVTANPALDTLMARKPQWEK, via the coding sequence ATGAAATCTGATGTTCAGCTTAACATTCGGGCTAAAGAAGCCCAGCGCGCGTTGATCGATACCGCTGCCGGTATTCTCCATAAATCACGCACCGACTTTATACTAGACATAGCCTGCCAGGCTGCTGAAAACGTGATCCTTGATCGCCGGATGTTTAATCTTGATGATGAACAGTACGCCGAATTTATCGATATGCTGGATGCACCCGTAACAGCGAATCCGGCACTGGATACGCTCATGGCGAGAAAACCGCAGTGGGAAAAGTAA